The Roseimicrobium gellanilyticum DNA segment TTTGAGCCCCGGGTGGCAAGTCGACATTCGTCCAAATCGGCTGCCACTCCGCAGTGCCACCCACCATTTGAGCCGGCAGTTTGGAGGTGAGCAGGGATCCGTTGGTGGTTTCGATGTGCATTTCCAGATAGGCGCCCTCGGGAGTGTCCTTGCACTTCAGCATGGCACCGCACTGGATAAGACCTCCAGAGGTGACCTGGGCTCCATTGAGTTCTGCCACCGTGATGACTGCCCCCTTGGTTGACTCAATGCGGATCGAGCCACCCGCTTCTGGGGAACTTCGCACTACGGGATCCACGGACACGGCGGTGCCCACGTGCGAAAGCGTATCGCACATCTGAAATGCGACTACCGGGTAGCGGGCAGCCTTGTGCCCCGCGAAGTACCAGAGTGCTGGCAGAGCCAGGCCCACGGCACAAAATACGAAGACACCTACAAGAATCCAAGCCAGGACGCCGCACCCCCGGTTGAGCCCTGAGGCACCTGCTTTCTTGCGCTCTTGGGATACAGGACTGGTGCACACATGCTCCAGCCCCGTCTTCACCTCACCAGCGGACTGGTAGCGTTTTTCACGGTGCTTCTCCAACGTGCGAAACACCACGCCATCCAGGCGTGGGTCCACGCCACTGGTCTCGCTCGGTGCGGGGAATCTTCCCAGGGGAAGTCCGCCGGTGAGCATCTCATAAAACACCACGCCGAGGCTGTAGATATCCGCGCGATGATCCACATCCTGCGGGTGCTCGATTTGCTCGGGCGCCATGTAGGCCGCCGTACCCATGTGCATGCCTGTCTGTGTGAGCATCACGGAGGGCGGCGCATCCCCTTTGCTGTGCACGAACTTGGCGAGACCGAAGTCTGCAATCTTCACCCGGCCCTCGTCATCCATGAGGATGTTTTCCGGTTTCAGATCGCGGTGCAGCACGCCGCGCTCGTGAGCGTATTGGAGGGCATCGCAGAGCTTGGGCACGATGGCAAGCGCTTCACGAGCCGTGAGCGTGCCTGCTTGCATCGCCTGGCGGAGATTCACTCCGTCCACGAACTCCATCAGCAGGTAGGGCAGGGAAGGTCGTTCCTCTACTGAGGTGGCCTCACCGAAGTCATACACCTGCACGATGTGCGGATGATTCAGGCGTGCCAGCGCCCGCGCCTCCCGGTGAAAACGCTCCACCCAGCCGGGATCCGAAGCGAGTGCGGGAGGCAGGACCTTCAGCGCCGCGATGCGGTCGAGATGCGGCTGGCGAACCTTGTAGACCCGGCCCATGCCGCCGGCGCCCAACGGTTCGAGGATCTCCAGGTGTGGGAACGCCTTTGCCAACAGCTCCGGTTCAGGCGCTGGCATGGCGGAGGCGGGCAGTGGCTCTGTCTCCATCCCCGCCGCCATCAGGCACGCCGGGCACAGTCCGCGAGGTGCATCCTGAGGCAGCGGTTGGCCGCATTTGGGGCAGAGGTCAGAGTCGGTGCTCATGGTTCTGCCAAGTACTGAGGCGTGCTCAGCGGGATGTTACACAAAAATTTCTCTCTGTGTAGAGTACGATGCGTAAATCTTGGAATCAGGGAATGGGAAGGTTGCCGAAGAGCTTGCTAGCGGTGATCCAAGTGAAAAAAGTTGATACTGCCACTGATGGAATAGCCAGGAGAATGCCGATGGCCCACCGGTTTCCAGATTCGAAATGGGGACTGTGCTGTGCCAGCCTGATACTGGCAAAAAGAACCACCAGTGCGCAGGCGGGGATGCCAGGGAGGACGGTATCCCATGGAAGGATGAAGGTGTCCGGAAAGGCATCCTTCATCACCGCCATCAAACAGCAAGCTGCTGGTCCGAGGAGTAGCGCGAGAATCCAGGCGCGCAGCCAGTTTGTGAATGGTTCCTTTTTCATGCTGGTAGCGGCTTCAGAAAGCCGGACAGCATGTATGACCAATCGGTCGAACTGTGAAATTGATACTCCGGCAGCATCCATCGACCTGCTCGATGCCGAGGGCGCTTATGAGCGGTTCGCCGTCCGTCAGTAGGTGATCGTCTTCCCACGCGAGCACACCTCGGTGTAGAACGCATTGCCCTGCCCGAGCGGCAGTCCCAGCTCCTGACACAATGCATACAGCGCCGGGGTGTCTACGTACTCAGGAAGCCCATCCGGTGTCTCCTTGAACTTGTTGCAGCCAAAGCACATCTCAAACACTCCGACGGCGCGGCCGGAGGCATCATAGAAGACAAAGGCGTGGTGCGGCTTGTAGCAGGGGGTGCGGGCTTGCTTGTCATGCGAGACGGTGAGGGCATTCATCAGGCGAACGACCTGCTCTTGGGAGAGCTTCACCCCCTTGGGATCCAGCACGCCCTTGTGCATGCGGCCATTGAGGAAGAAGGAACTGTGTTCTTCCGCCGTGTAGTCATAGCAATAGCCGCGAACTTCGGTGAAGGGGGCATGGGGCCAGCTTTTCACCTGCGTGCCGACCGCCGGCTTGGGAGGCGCGTTGACGCCGAAGTACACACAAGAGGGCAGGGTGAAGGCCAGCAGAGCGAGAAGGCAGAGGCGTGAGACCATGGGCTGTTTTCAACGGGCAGGGCGTAAAGGTCAAGAGGCACCGATCGCGATGCTCAACAACGTCGTTTGCCTTGACCCGGTGACCTTTGCTTGTTGACTCCCGCCTCTCCGCGTCCCATGCCCCTCAACTTCGTCCGCTTCAAACACGCGCGCTTCACGGCACGCTTTCCTGAGTCCTACCGCTACTCCCGCAGCCACTACTGGATGGCGCCGGTAGAAGGGGAGGAGGGATTGTGGCGTGTGGGGTTCACGAAGTTCGCCACCCGCATGCTGGGGGAACTGGTCGAGGCGAACTTCAAAGTGAACGTGGGCGACCCCATTTTCCCCGGCGATTCCATCGGCAGCGTGGAAGGGTTCAAAGCGGCCAGCGATGTCCTCTGTGTCATGGAGGGCTCCTTCGCCGGCATGAATGACGCTCTCAACGTCGACGCCTGCATCGTGAAGAGCGACCCCTACGAAGTCGGCTGGCTGTACGCGGCAAAGGGGCAGCCCGAGGAGGATTCCCTGGACGTGCACGGTTACGTGGCGCTCCTGCAGGAGACCATTCAGCGGATGGCTGACGCCGGGTACGGGCACGATGAGGACGGGGAAAAGGAATATTAGCCTTCGGGCCTGGGATTCCTGGCCCGAACGCGGTTGACCGCAGACCTTCTGCGACGACCTTTTCATGTGACTTTGGGCAATCGACTGGCGTAATCTCTGCCGGCTCATGATTTTCTCCCTCTCCAACCGCATCCTCAGCACCGTGGACCCCAAGTGCCTCGCCAAGATGGCGTGGAACTTCGGCTTCAAGGGGGCTCGCTCCGTGATGCTGTTCAAGAAGCGGATGAAACAGGGCATTCACTTCCCGCCCTTCCTATACCTCAGCATCCTGAACTCGTGCAATCTGCGCTGTCAGGGGTGCTGGGTGGACGTGGAGGCCCCGCGCAATGCCATCGACCTCGACACGCTGAATCGCACGGTCAATGACGCCCGCGAGCACGGGAACAGCTTCTTTGGCATTCTCGGAGGTGAGCCTTTTATGCATCCCGAGCTGCTCGACTTCCTTGCGCAGCATCCGGATTGCTACTTCCAGGTTTTCACCAATGGCCAGCTCATCACGGAGAAGGCCGCCCGTGCCCTGAGGCAGATTGGCAATGTCACCCCGCTCATCAGCATCGAGGGCACCAAGACCGTGAGCGACGAGCGCCGCGGCAACAAGGACGTGCTCAATCGCACTCTGCGCGGTCTGCAACACTGCCTGGAGCAGAAACTCCTCACCGGCGTGGCCACCAGCCTCTGCCAGACGAATCTCGATGACCTCCTGAGCGAGGCCTGGCTGGACAAGCTCATCGACATGGGCGTGCACTACACCTGGTACCACACCTACCGTCCCGTGGGTCCGAAGATCAATGAACAGCTCGCGCTGAATCCTGAGCAGATCAATCGCGCGCGCCGCTTCATTGTGAACATGCGTGCGCGCAAGCCCATCGCCATCGTGGATGCCTACTACGATCACGCTGGCCAGGCCTTGTGCCCGATGGCCACGGGTATCAGCCACCATGTGAGTCCGAAGGGCAGCATCGAGCCGTGCCCCATCATTCAATTCGCCACAGAGGACATCACCGACAAGCGCGGCCTTTTCGAGACCTTCACGAACAGCGCCTTCCTCGCTGACTTCCGCAAGACTTCTGCCGAGCATACCCGCGGTTGCGTCGTCCTGGAGCGTCCCGACGTGGTGAAGCAACTCGTGCTCAAGCACGGCGCCAAAGACACCACCGTGCGCCAGACCGCCATTGCGGAATTGGACCGCATGAGCCCGCGCCCGAGCCAGTGGGTGAAGGAGGAGAACATCCCCGAGAAACACTGGATGTACTGGGTGGCGAAGCGGTTCTTCTACACGGACTTTGGCGTGTACAAGGATCTGAAGGCGTAACCTCCTGGCGTCCTGCCTGTGAATGTTCCTTGTACGGGGCTGGCAGGCATAGCAATATTTGATTGTGACCATGTCCGAGCCCTCTTCCCAAGCCCCCAAACTCCTCTACTGCCGCTGCGCCTATGCCCAGGTGGTGCCCCAGGGCGTGAAGAATGGCGTGCTGGAGAAGCTGTGCGAATCCGGCGCGAGCTTTGAATCCGTGTCCGATCTCTGCGAAATGGCCGCCCATCGTGACCCCCGGCTCAAGGCCTTCGCGGAAAGCACCCCTCTTCGCATCGCCGCCTGCTATCCTCGCGTGGTGCGCGGCCTTTTCCGTCAGTGTGGCTCCCCGCTGCCCGAAGAGGGTGCCGAAGTGCTGAACATGCGCGCCCAGAGCGCGGATGAAGTGGCGGCGGGCATGCTGAAAGGGGAGTGATCTTTTTTGTTTTTCCCGCGTATACTCTGGGTCATGTCCACTCCCGCCAGACAGCCTGCGCCCCAGGCTCCGAAACAGGTGACGCGCATCGGTCCGATGACCATGCAGGAGTACCTGCGCCGGGAGCGCGAGTCTGAGTTCAAGCACGAGTACCGGGATGGATACATGATCCCGGTGGGGGAAATGCTGGCGATGTCCGGCGGGACGATTCCGCACAGCAAGATCAAGGTCAACCTTGTTACCCTCCTCTCGACCAAGCTTCGTGGGAAAAAGTGCCAGCCATACGACTCTGATCTGATGGTGTTGCTGGCACACGCGAACAAGGGGACTTATCCAGACGCCAGCGTATTCTGCGAACCGTTGGAAGTCACCGAAGAGGAGAAAAACGCTCCCACCAATCCCTCAGCCATCTTCGAAGTCCTCTCCAGTACCACCGAGGCCTATGATCGTGGCGAGAAGTTTGAGGCTTATCAGCAGGTGTCCTCAATGAGGCTCTATGTGTTGATCTCGCAAAGCCACCCCCTTGTTGAAGTCTACGAACGTCCAGAAGGCGGCGGCCCTCAATGGCTCTACACCGCGTATGCCCGTGTGGAGGCCATCGCAAAGCTCCCCGCTCTGGGCATTGAAATCCCTCTCGCCGATCTCTACGAAAACGTCGAGTTTCCTCCCGAAGACCCTCTTTACACAGCCATGCTGCGCGAGCAGGAGGCTGCCTACGCCATCCCATGATCACCCACACCGCCCGTCCCCTCCGCGTTGTCCTTTACGAAGGCAATGGCGCCATCCCGCTGTCCGCTGAGGCCCGGACCCAGGTGATGATCGCATTGCTGGACAAGGGCTATGTGGTCACGCGTGCCACGGCTCAAGGCGGTGGGGCCATGCCGCATGACGATCGCAGCCTGCTGGTGCTCGGTTTGTTCCCAGAAAAGCAGGCGCCGAATCTCGAAGACGTCACGGGTCAGGTCAGCATCCAATCGCGCGATATCACGGGGCTCGATGCCGAGTCCGTGCTCGAGCTCGTGGAAAAGGTCCGCGGCGCTGAGCCGATGAACCAACCTGGCACGTGGAAGCCCTGGTTCCCGGTGATTGATTACAGCCGCTGCACAAACTGCATGCAGTGCCTGAGCTTCTGCCTCTTCGATGTGTATAGCGTCAGCAACGCCGGGAAGATCCAGGTGGAGAACAATGACAATTGCAAGACGAACTGCCCTGCTTGCTCCCGCGTCTGTCCAGAGGTGGCCATCATGTTCCCGAAGTACTCCGCGGGCCCCATCAATGGTGATGTGGTGAACGATGATGACCTTCGCCGTGAAAAGATGAAGGTGGACATCACCAGTCTCCTCGGCGGCGATATTTACTCGCGCCTGCGCGACCGCAGCGAGGCTGCCAAGAGCCGCTTCAGCAAGGAGCGCAGTGCGGACAAGGCACTGGATGAACGCAAGAAGTGCCTCACGAAAATGGCGCAGGATGGATTCATTCCCGCTGAGGTGCTTGCTGCGCTGCCGTCTCCAGATGAGATCATGCGCAAGGCCACGGAGGCGCAGGCCAAGGCCGCAGCGGCGCTGGCGCCCAATGCATGAGAGCCCGAGGAGTGATCAGGGGCGGGGATCCTTGAAAAGCTCCTCGAGGAAATGGTTCGGAATGTAGGGTGGTGTTCCATGCGTGACGAGCATCACATTTATCAGGGTCAGCACTGGAATTGTTCCCGCTGCCATCACCACATTGGCTCCGGTCTGAGCACCGAAGACTACAGGCTCCAGAGCGGTTGTGGCGAAATCTTGTTTGAAAGGATCTTTCTTTGGAGCGTGCGTTTGCTTTGGCAAAGCGCCTTTATCTGTCGCGGAGCAGGAAGCCAGGAGAGTCGCAGCAGTCATCACATGAATGAAGCGCCAAGGATGGAACCTTCCGGTTGTTTGTTTCATAAGGTGGCGGTGTGGGAATGACGCGGAGGGTCCGGGATCGATCGTGCTTCAAGCGCTGCCACGGCGGTTTTTTGCCGATGAATTCGCGTTGCGCGAGGTTGAACTTTTCACGGCCAGTAGCGCTTCGAAAAATCGATATTTCTGCAGCGCCTATCGATTTCATCAATGACCCGCCCTGGAGCGAGATGGTGGTCGCTCTGCCCTCGCCGGATGAAATCATCCACAAGGCTCGGGAAGTGCCGTGAGGATTACCTTACCCGGTCATCTCGGGATGGAGGATTCTGGCAGGATGACTTCGTCAACCAACGGCGGGGGATGATGCACGAGAGGAGGGAACTTCCAGTCCAGCTTAAGTCGTGCAACCTCCTGGCGTATCCATGCCATGTCCCACTGGAAGAGGAACCCCTGTGGATTCGCAGAGAGGAATTGCGAGCCATCCGGGCCAAAGCAGAGTGGCGCATGCGGCCCACAATCTGGTTCGCCCACGTCTTCCAGCGTTTCGGCATTCACCATCTTCACCTTGTTCCTCGCGTAGGGAATGGCAGCTACCGTGCCGCGCGGACTCATCGCAATCAGGTCACCAATCTGGTCATGCTTGGGATGAACGGCCCCCGGTTTCCATGTGGTGGTGTCCCAGCATCGGAATTCCTCTGAGCTGCCGGTGATGAGCCATTTCCCATTCACGGCGAAGGCAACTGCCGCACTTCCCGGGATGGGCAGCTTTCGCACGACTTCTCCGGTTTGCGCATTCCACACCCAGACATCATTGCCCAAAGCGTAGGTTCCTGTGGCCAGGAGATTCCCATCCGGGCTCATGGAAATGGTGTGAGCGCGAGCATGGCCGGCCAGCACGAGAGGTGTAGAACCGGCGTCGACCAGGTTGAATACGCGCACCCCATCGTCAAACACGACGGCCAGTCTCTGCTCGTCCGCTGAGAGTGCTGCATAAGCGTGGGAGGGCTCACGCGTGAGTGCCACCGGCTCGCCCAGCACCACTTGCAGTTTCTTCCCAGCGGATTCGGTTCGCATGGGCCAGCGCCATACGCCACCACCTCCGGTGACGATGAGGGACTCTTTGCAGAAGAACAGACTGCGCGGCGACTGGAATTGCAAGGAGCCGAGTTCATAACCCTCCGCATTCCAGAAACGTACTTTCTCAGTCGTCGCGCCGATCAGGGAGCCGTCATGATTCCATGATGCACGATAGACCGTGCCGTCCGAAGGACTACGCAGTCGCCTGCATGCACCCAGTGACGTCACTTCAAAGAGCCGCACCCGAGTACCGTCCTGACCCACGCCCAGGCGTGA contains these protein-coding regions:
- a CDS encoding serine/threonine-protein kinase; protein product: MSTDSDLCPKCGQPLPQDAPRGLCPACLMAAGMETEPLPASAMPAPEPELLAKAFPHLEILEPLGAGGMGRVYKVRQPHLDRIAALKVLPPALASDPGWVERFHREARALARLNHPHIVQVYDFGEATSVEERPSLPYLLMEFVDGVNLRQAMQAGTLTAREALAIVPKLCDALQYAHERGVLHRDLKPENILMDDEGRVKIADFGLAKFVHSKGDAPPSVMLTQTGMHMGTAAYMAPEQIEHPQDVDHRADIYSLGVVFYEMLTGGLPLGRFPAPSETSGVDPRLDGVVFRTLEKHREKRYQSAGEVKTGLEHVCTSPVSQERKKAGASGLNRGCGVLAWILVGVFVFCAVGLALPALWYFAGHKAARYPVVAFQMCDTLSHVGTAVSVDPVVRSSPEAGGSIRIESTKGAVITVAELNGAQVTSGGLIQCGAMLKCKDTPEGAYLEMHIETTNGSLLTSKLPAQMVGGTAEWQPIWTNVDLPPGAQIARLWVNAVVNGSGTLWVDEILISHEPNP
- a CDS encoding glycine cleavage system protein H — protein: MPLNFVRFKHARFTARFPESYRYSRSHYWMAPVEGEEGLWRVGFTKFATRMLGELVEANFKVNVGDPIFPGDSIGSVEGFKAASDVLCVMEGSFAGMNDALNVDACIVKSDPYEVGWLYAAKGQPEEDSLDVHGYVALLQETIQRMADAGYGHDEDGEKEY
- a CDS encoding radical SAM protein, producing the protein MIFSLSNRILSTVDPKCLAKMAWNFGFKGARSVMLFKKRMKQGIHFPPFLYLSILNSCNLRCQGCWVDVEAPRNAIDLDTLNRTVNDAREHGNSFFGILGGEPFMHPELLDFLAQHPDCYFQVFTNGQLITEKAARALRQIGNVTPLISIEGTKTVSDERRGNKDVLNRTLRGLQHCLEQKLLTGVATSLCQTNLDDLLSEAWLDKLIDMGVHYTWYHTYRPVGPKINEQLALNPEQINRARRFIVNMRARKPIAIVDAYYDHAGQALCPMATGISHHVSPKGSIEPCPIIQFATEDITDKRGLFETFTNSAFLADFRKTSAEHTRGCVVLERPDVVKQLVLKHGAKDTTVRQTAIAELDRMSPRPSQWVKEENIPEKHWMYWVAKRFFYTDFGVYKDLKA
- a CDS encoding Uma2 family endonuclease, coding for MSTPARQPAPQAPKQVTRIGPMTMQEYLRRERESEFKHEYRDGYMIPVGEMLAMSGGTIPHSKIKVNLVTLLSTKLRGKKCQPYDSDLMVLLAHANKGTYPDASVFCEPLEVTEEEKNAPTNPSAIFEVLSSTTEAYDRGEKFEAYQQVSSMRLYVLISQSHPLVEVYERPEGGGPQWLYTAYARVEAIAKLPALGIEIPLADLYENVEFPPEDPLYTAMLREQEAAYAIP
- a CDS encoding 4Fe-4S dicluster domain-containing protein, with amino-acid sequence MITHTARPLRVVLYEGNGAIPLSAEARTQVMIALLDKGYVVTRATAQGGGAMPHDDRSLLVLGLFPEKQAPNLEDVTGQVSIQSRDITGLDAESVLELVEKVRGAEPMNQPGTWKPWFPVIDYSRCTNCMQCLSFCLFDVYSVSNAGKIQVENNDNCKTNCPACSRVCPEVAIMFPKYSAGPINGDVVNDDDLRREKMKVDITSLLGGDIYSRLRDRSEAAKSRFSKERSADKALDERKKCLTKMAQDGFIPAEVLAALPSPDEIMRKATEAQAKAAAALAPNA